The following proteins come from a genomic window of bacterium:
- a CDS encoding glutathione S-transferase has protein sequence MTTHNEHVYRLYAHIGSPYSMKMRAVLRYRRIPHAVMGRMVDWAKAFGKVRVPVMPVLEYPDGIFLNDSTPLILDLEKRHAERSVIPEREADAFLAALIEDLADEWLSKAMYAYRWAFPEHTKWTGRLIAFDQQFGGGRTMVEKQGHDFETRQVGRNPLVGCTEANMPMLMHIADRVLDALEPNIPEQPFLFGSRPSNADFALFGQLCQFTLDLAAIGPCQERAPYTMRWCHHVHDLSGYEGEWRREDEPRSPAVDALLDLAGEAYLPFLVANRAALESGADRVRIDARGLAYEGAPFKYQSRCLEELRRGYAALSDEARHQIDPLLQAHDCLAPLQG, from the coding sequence ATGACCACGCACAACGAACATGTCTACCGCCTCTACGCTCACATCGGCTCACCCTACTCGATGAAGATGCGCGCGGTCCTGCGCTATCGGCGAATCCCCCATGCGGTGATGGGGCGCATGGTCGATTGGGCCAAGGCGTTCGGGAAGGTGCGAGTCCCCGTGATGCCCGTGCTCGAATACCCCGACGGCATCTTCCTGAACGACTCGACGCCTCTGATCCTAGACCTCGAAAAGCGTCACGCCGAGCGATCTGTGATCCCGGAACGCGAAGCCGATGCCTTCCTGGCGGCACTGATTGAAGACCTCGCCGACGAGTGGTTGTCGAAGGCGATGTACGCCTATCGCTGGGCGTTTCCCGAGCACACGAAGTGGACGGGAAGACTGATCGCCTTCGATCAACAATTCGGTGGCGGCCGCACAATGGTCGAGAAGCAGGGTCACGACTTCGAGACCCGTCAGGTCGGGCGCAACCCGCTGGTGGGCTGTACCGAAGCCAATATGCCTATGCTGATGCACATCGCGGATCGGGTACTCGATGCCCTCGAGCCGAACATTCCCGAGCAGCCCTTCCTCTTCGGTAGCCGGCCCTCGAACGCGGACTTTGCGTTGTTCGGTCAACTCTGCCAGTTCACCCTCGACCTTGCGGCCATCGGTCCCTGCCAGGAACGCGCGCCTTACACCATGCGGTGGTGCCATCACGTGCACGACCTGTCGGGCTACGAGGGCGAGTGGCGCAGAGAAGATGAGCCCAGGAGTCCAGCGGTGGATGCACTGCTCGACCTCGCCGGTGAGGCGTACCTGCCTTTCCTCGTCGCCAACCGAGCGGCGCTCGAATCGGGGGCCGATCGGGTTCGGATCGACGCACGCGGTCTCGCCTACGAGGGCGCGCCTTTCAAGTACCAGAGCCGTTGCCTGGAAGAACTTCGGAGAGGGTACGCAGCGCTCTCAGATGAGGCCCGGCACCAGATCGATCCACTGCTTCAAGCGCATGACTGCCTGGCGCCGCTGCAAGGCTGA
- a CDS encoding VOC family protein, whose protein sequence is MQLRFSHNAIKVRDLAVMLDFYENVLGFQVTDRGPLPRPGSPEIVFLSQVASDHHQLAFVDVPQDSDVPDTLLHMAFRVSSITDVREMIKRLEEDGLATDVETVTHGNAWSVYFRDPEFNRIEVFCDTPWYVPQPIVVPWDPEMSDRELFEHTEKLFSNEPGFGPMEEWTAAQAEKVGEET, encoded by the coding sequence ATGCAACTCCGCTTCTCACATAACGCGATCAAAGTCCGCGACCTTGCTGTCATGCTCGACTTCTATGAGAACGTCCTCGGATTTCAGGTAACGGATCGCGGCCCCCTCCCGCGGCCCGGATCGCCGGAGATCGTCTTCCTCAGCCAGGTGGCGAGTGACCATCATCAGCTCGCCTTTGTCGACGTGCCACAGGACAGCGACGTGCCCGATACGCTCCTCCATATGGCCTTCCGCGTGTCGTCGATCACGGACGTCCGGGAGATGATCAAGCGGCTCGAAGAGGACGGGCTGGCGACCGATGTCGAGACCGTCACGCATGGCAACGCCTGGTCGGTCTACTTCAGAGACCCGGAGTTCAACCGTATCGAGGTGTTCTGTGACACGCCGTGGTACGTCCCGCAGCCCATCGTCGTGCCCTGGGACCCCGAAATGAGCGATCGGGAACTGTTCGAGCACACTGAAAAGCTCTTCTCGAACGAGCCGGGTTTCGGTCCGATGGAGGAGTGGACAGCCGCGCAGGCGGAGAAGGTCGGCGAAGAGACCTGA
- a CDS encoding NAD(P)/FAD-dependent oxidoreductase encodes MSDATPDEREQWDAIVVGSGLGGLSTAAYLCAAGKRTLVLEAHYVAGGNSHAFRRDHQGRKFEFDVGVHYIGECGRDGMITAVLNGVGLAERVVFRPLDSDGYTTLHFPDLEFRIPFGWDRYRARLHETFPREREALDAVLDVMHGVSQAGRRMQRGELELAQLAERAPGFLPWGLRPVTELFAEHRLGERAQAVLLGEQATYAVRPSETPVVMAAGFIDYFLRGAYYPVGGGQVIAGRLIEAIRAYGGEVRTKSPVQKIRVEGGHVRGVVVGQKGRHEQEIDAPVVVSNADLKRTVFELVGEEHFGEETAEYIRALKMSLPLVSVYLGLDVDLAERGMPNSNHYTWGDYDIEGVYDKLDAGRLNAKMTMLTTATTMDPVSQHLAPEGHTNLQIMTLAPRDYGVWNVDRGPADGGRYHRDAEYKKRKSEFVEQMIDTNLQLIPDIREHIVWKEAATPVSQERFTHSTGGTANGIEAPVPMRVGPRTEIEGLFLCGASTPSGGGVMGVLRGGVLAAGEVLESDLLTPALAGETMGDRDALPELRPDWDAWRESH; translated from the coding sequence ATGAGCGACGCGACCCCGGACGAACGCGAGCAATGGGATGCCATCGTCGTCGGCTCGGGACTCGGCGGTCTGTCCACCGCCGCCTACCTATGCGCCGCGGGCAAGCGAACTCTGGTCCTCGAAGCCCACTACGTGGCGGGGGGGAATTCCCATGCGTTCCGTCGCGACCACCAGGGCAGGAAATTTGAGTTCGACGTCGGCGTCCACTATATCGGGGAGTGCGGGCGTGATGGCATGATCACCGCTGTACTGAACGGAGTCGGCCTCGCTGAGCGCGTGGTCTTCCGTCCCCTCGACTCCGACGGCTACACCACCCTCCACTTTCCCGATCTCGAGTTCCGAATTCCGTTCGGCTGGGACCGTTACCGGGCCCGCCTACACGAGACCTTTCCCCGCGAGCGCGAGGCGCTGGACGCGGTGCTCGACGTGATGCACGGGGTATCCCAGGCCGGTCGCCGCATGCAACGGGGCGAACTCGAACTGGCGCAGCTGGCCGAGCGGGCACCCGGCTTCCTGCCGTGGGGGCTCCGGCCCGTGACGGAGCTCTTCGCGGAGCATCGGCTCGGAGAGCGCGCGCAGGCTGTGCTGCTTGGCGAGCAGGCTACCTACGCCGTGCGGCCTTCGGAAACCCCGGTGGTCATGGCGGCCGGTTTCATCGACTACTTTCTGCGCGGAGCCTACTACCCGGTGGGTGGAGGCCAGGTAATCGCCGGCCGGCTGATCGAAGCGATCCGAGCCTACGGCGGCGAAGTGCGCACGAAGAGCCCGGTGCAGAAGATCCGCGTCGAGGGAGGTCACGTGCGCGGGGTGGTCGTCGGACAGAAGGGGCGTCACGAGCAGGAGATCGATGCGCCGGTGGTCGTCTCGAATGCCGACCTGAAACGAACTGTTTTCGAGCTGGTCGGCGAGGAGCACTTCGGCGAAGAAACCGCTGAGTACATCCGAGCCCTCAAGATGTCCTTACCTCTCGTCAGTGTGTATCTCGGCCTCGACGTGGACCTCGCGGAACGCGGCATGCCCAACAGCAACCACTACACCTGGGGCGACTACGACATCGAGGGCGTGTACGACAAACTCGATGCTGGGCGGCTGAACGCCAAGATGACCATGCTGACCACCGCCACCACGATGGACCCGGTGAGCCAGCACCTGGCACCGGAGGGGCACACGAACCTGCAGATCATGACCCTCGCGCCGCGGGACTACGGGGTGTGGAACGTGGACCGGGGCCCCGCTGATGGCGGACGCTATCACCGCGACGCGGAGTACAAAAAACGCAAGAGCGAGTTCGTGGAGCAGATGATCGACACGAATCTGCAGCTGATCCCGGACATCCGGGAGCACATCGTCTGGAAGGAAGCGGCGACACCGGTGAGCCAGGAACGCTTTACACACTCCACCGGAGGCACCGCCAACGGAATCGAGGCACCGGTCCCGATGCGGGTCGGGCCGCGCACGGAGATCGAGGGCTTGTTCCTGTGCGGCGCCAGCACACCCTCGGGTGGGGGAGTCATGGGAGTACTACGCGGCGGTGTGCTCGCAGCGGGGGAGGTGCTCGAATCAGACCTCCTCACGCCCGCTCTCGCCGGCGAGACGATGGGAGACCGGGATGCGCTACCCGAGCTCCGCCCCGACTGGGACGCCTGGCGGGAGAGTCACTGA
- a CDS encoding dienelactone hydrolase family protein, giving the protein MLEREVDIKRADGDMNTFITHPEEGGPYPVVLFYMDAPGKREELHDMARRIATTGYYVMLPNLYYRRTRAFTMPPGSEEEMFEHMDSLSIQMVNEDTSAMLEHAAGDGHAADGPVGALGYCMSGPFAFAAAAAFPDRIAASASLHGVRLCTEADDSPHRDANKINGELYFGCAETDEWAPKEMIDELDAHLATTGVNYRIEWYPDTTHGFVFPQRGEMIYHKEAAERHWERLFSLFQRNLT; this is encoded by the coding sequence ATGCTGGAACGCGAAGTAGACATCAAGCGTGCCGACGGTGACATGAACACCTTCATCACACATCCAGAAGAAGGTGGACCCTATCCGGTCGTGCTGTTCTACATGGATGCGCCCGGAAAGCGGGAAGAGCTGCACGACATGGCTCGCCGGATCGCCACCACGGGGTACTACGTGATGCTGCCGAATCTCTATTACCGCCGGACCCGGGCGTTCACGATGCCCCCGGGCTCCGAAGAGGAGATGTTCGAGCACATGGACTCGCTCTCGATCCAGATGGTGAACGAGGATACCTCAGCCATGCTCGAGCACGCGGCGGGCGACGGCCACGCCGCGGACGGTCCGGTCGGCGCGCTGGGCTACTGCATGAGCGGGCCCTTCGCCTTTGCTGCGGCCGCTGCGTTTCCCGATCGGATCGCCGCTTCAGCATCGCTGCACGGTGTGCGCCTGTGTACCGAAGCGGATGACTCGCCTCATCGTGACGCGAACAAGATCAACGGCGAACTCTACTTCGGTTGCGCGGAAACGGACGAGTGGGCACCCAAGGAGATGATCGACGAACTCGATGCCCACCTTGCAACGACCGGCGTCAACTACCGGATCGAATGGTACCCGGATACCACGCACGGCTTCGTCTTTCCGCAGCGTGGAGAGATGATCTACCACAAGGAAGCAGCCGAACGGCACTGGGAGCGGCTGTTCTCCCTGTTCCAACGGAATCTGACGTGA
- a CDS encoding TetR/AcrR family transcriptional regulator, which produces MSTRAINMEKRRRRILAEARRTIAERGFPSLNMRSLADAAGVTQPTLYNLIGNKEEILLMLISETMAALEARLEAFAEAEPVALLEAVALLEAVANESTSLFSAEEDFYRAAFVANEFFSDQEKIWGKRGGLTRWAVALMTEACRTAQEQGQLRGSIPPDILGERIFASYRVASRDWAFRLISIEEFRETVLQASYIGLAADAEETFRPALIGKLTRLRKARSTKPARRKAQVRGLK; this is translated from the coding sequence ATGAGTACACGAGCGATCAACATGGAAAAGCGCCGCAGGCGGATCCTGGCGGAAGCGCGGCGCACGATCGCCGAGCGCGGCTTTCCGAGCTTGAACATGCGCTCCCTGGCCGATGCAGCCGGGGTCACTCAGCCCACTCTCTACAACCTGATCGGCAACAAGGAAGAGATCCTCCTCATGCTGATCTCCGAGACGATGGCCGCGCTCGAAGCCCGGCTGGAGGCGTTCGCAGAGGCGGAGCCCGTGGCGCTGCTTGAGGCCGTGGCGCTGCTTGAGGCCGTGGCGAACGAATCCACATCGCTCTTCAGCGCAGAAGAGGACTTCTACCGTGCCGCGTTCGTGGCCAACGAGTTCTTCTCAGATCAGGAGAAGATCTGGGGAAAGAGGGGAGGCTTGACCCGATGGGCCGTCGCGCTCATGACGGAGGCGTGCCGGACGGCTCAGGAGCAAGGGCAGCTGCGAGGTTCGATCCCCCCCGACATCCTCGGCGAGAGGATCTTCGCGAGTTATCGCGTTGCCTCGCGAGACTGGGCGTTTCGCCTGATCTCCATCGAGGAATTCCGCGAGACCGTGCTACAGGCGTCCTACATCGGATTGGCTGCCGACGCGGAGGAGACCTTCCGCCCCGCGCTCATCGGAAAGCTGACGCGACTACGCAAGGCGCGCTCGACGAAGCCCGCCCGACGCAAGGCGCAAGTCAGAGGTCTGAAGTGA
- a CDS encoding carotenoid oxygenase family protein yields MLIEIDYLSEAMRPDPVESDYTITKIEGEIPRELNGTLYRNCPNQKTSPKAGPGVLHMFDGDGFVSAWRFEDGKARYRSRHPRTESFLREQEEGEYCLGGLNVGPDRALRNPPPNYQANTNAVYHAGRLWAMHETMPPFFMDPDTLESKGIWDYDGKMLGMASGAHPCIDVRTGQMFQCGYQPMAPFLQLYVVEADGKVSLAEAVDTPWAGKIHDIAITENYIIVPLGAVDISYENPDRNDPLGGLKALRARPDLNLRFGIRKREPGSPMQWFEVPDSHYILHVGNAFERDGKIIMDAPAWENPTAFVETIKHLREGKVDPDAAHCHPRVYEFDLATGTCKGTKVSDMFAELNRFDDRLMGYENRYGYASVGRPGEGIFRSVGKYDRSGGPMAIQDAVEGNFVGEPIFVPRSQDAAEDDGFVIALRHDGPNDRTGLDILDARGVDKEPLARLWLDHRVPFSPHGCWRPEGT; encoded by the coding sequence ATGCTAATCGAAATCGACTATCTGTCCGAGGCCATGCGGCCAGATCCTGTTGAGTCGGACTACACCATCACCAAGATCGAAGGTGAAATCCCCCGGGAACTGAACGGGACCCTCTACCGCAATTGCCCAAACCAGAAGACCTCGCCAAAGGCCGGTCCTGGCGTATTGCATATGTTCGACGGTGACGGTTTTGTCAGTGCTTGGCGTTTCGAAGACGGCAAGGCCCGTTATCGCAGCCGCCACCCTCGCACGGAGAGCTTCCTGCGCGAGCAGGAGGAGGGCGAATACTGTCTCGGCGGACTCAACGTTGGGCCAGACCGCGCGCTACGGAATCCGCCGCCGAACTATCAGGCCAACACCAACGCCGTCTACCACGCCGGTCGGCTTTGGGCAATGCATGAAACCATGCCACCCTTCTTCATGGATCCGGACACCCTCGAGTCGAAGGGCATCTGGGATTACGATGGCAAGATGCTCGGAATGGCGTCTGGTGCCCATCCATGTATCGACGTGAGAACGGGCCAGATGTTCCAATGTGGCTACCAACCCATGGCACCCTTCCTGCAGCTCTACGTTGTGGAGGCCGACGGAAAGGTCTCTCTGGCAGAAGCGGTCGATACCCCCTGGGCTGGCAAGATCCACGACATTGCGATTACCGAGAACTACATCATCGTCCCGCTCGGAGCCGTCGACATCAGCTACGAGAACCCGGACAGGAATGATCCTCTTGGGGGCCTGAAGGCACTACGGGCACGGCCCGACCTGAACTTGCGGTTCGGCATCCGCAAGCGCGAGCCGGGTAGTCCCATGCAGTGGTTCGAGGTCCCCGACAGTCACTACATTCTGCACGTCGGAAATGCCTTCGAACGGGATGGGAAAATCATCATGGATGCCCCCGCTTGGGAGAATCCGACTGCCTTTGTCGAAACTATCAAGCACCTTCGCGAAGGCAAAGTCGATCCGGACGCAGCACACTGTCATCCCCGCGTCTACGAGTTCGACCTGGCCACTGGGACCTGCAAAGGGACCAAAGTGAGCGACATGTTTGCTGAGCTAAACCGGTTTGATGATCGCCTGATGGGATACGAGAATCGGTATGGCTACGCTTCGGTGGGGAGACCGGGCGAGGGAATATTCCGAAGTGTTGGAAAATACGATCGCTCGGGCGGGCCGATGGCGATCCAGGACGCTGTGGAAGGCAATTTTGTCGGCGAGCCCATCTTCGTTCCTCGTAGTCAGGACGCAGCCGAGGACGATGGTTTTGTCATCGCCTTGCGCCACGATGGACCCAACGATCGTACAGGCCTCGACATCCTGGACGCACGGGGTGTAGACAAGGAACCGCTGGCGCGTCTATGGCTGGATCACCGAGTTCCGTTCAGCCCCCATGGTTGCTGGCGGCCCGAAGGCACTTAG
- a CDS encoding nitroreductase family deazaflavin-dependent oxidoreductase: MSNPQGLPPEIVEHIRLYREDPEKAHHWDSTPLGGPGVLTTLLLTTRGRKSGEPRSLPLVYQQVNKCFVVVASKKGSPAHPAWYLNLQARPECEIQVGNEHYRVRARDAEGEERGRLWGVVTAAYPPYDEYQTAAGKRRIPVVVLDPIDE; the protein is encoded by the coding sequence ATGAGTAATCCCCAAGGTCTGCCGCCGGAGATCGTCGAGCACATCCGCTTGTATCGAGAAGACCCGGAGAAAGCACACCACTGGGATTCGACGCCGTTGGGCGGACCCGGTGTCCTGACCACCCTGCTGCTCACCACCCGCGGACGCAAATCGGGCGAGCCGCGGTCGCTGCCACTCGTCTATCAGCAGGTGAACAAGTGCTTCGTCGTCGTGGCCTCGAAGAAGGGATCACCGGCCCACCCTGCTTGGTACCTGAATCTGCAGGCACGACCCGAGTGCGAAATCCAGGTGGGCAACGAGCACTACCGCGTGCGCGCCCGCGATGCCGAGGGCGAAGAGCGCGGGCGGTTGTGGGGTGTCGTGACTGCGGCATATCCGCCCTACGACGAATACCAGACAGCTGCCGGGAAACGACGCATTCCTGTGGTGGTACTCGACCCCATCGACGAGTGA
- a CDS encoding acyl-CoA dehydrogenase → MTAFGFSDWMKRAEEVSPLVAAEADEAESLRHMTDRTVEAFKESELYYLTLPQELGGPDLPLVESLEVLEKVSEADGAAGWCLFVGNIEVGTAGAYLADAGIETVFTKPKDLLISGQGIPNGVARPVDGGYRIDGDWKYGSGIHHADYIHNGCIVLDEDGNPRMTDAGKREIRICLTERKHAEIKDDWHVLGLCATGSFDYSIRDVFVPTEMTHDFATTKPHRGSYQFTLGLTGYTTWGHTGFALGVGRHALDELKKLAQTKENPFGLLGDGESFQVRYAHAEGSLRAARAFCYSAWDDLCESMARQEPASLDQIALIRLAMSNVHDVVSDITTFAHIAGGGVSLRHSPLQRCYRDMHAGTQHILLADQIRQDTAKVLLEMAPENARWSPLGLEAPSA, encoded by the coding sequence ATGACTGCATTTGGATTTTCTGACTGGATGAAGAGGGCCGAAGAAGTCTCCCCACTGGTTGCCGCCGAGGCGGACGAAGCGGAGAGCCTGCGACACATGACCGATCGAACGGTTGAAGCGTTCAAGGAATCGGAGCTCTACTACCTCACGCTTCCGCAAGAGCTCGGAGGTCCCGATCTCCCTCTTGTCGAGTCACTGGAGGTTCTCGAGAAGGTCTCCGAGGCAGATGGCGCCGCCGGTTGGTGCCTCTTCGTCGGCAATATCGAGGTCGGGACAGCGGGAGCGTACCTGGCCGACGCCGGGATCGAGACCGTCTTCACCAAGCCAAAGGACTTGCTGATCTCCGGGCAGGGGATCCCGAACGGTGTGGCCCGACCCGTCGACGGGGGCTACCGCATCGACGGGGATTGGAAGTACGGCAGCGGCATCCATCACGCCGACTACATCCACAACGGCTGTATCGTGCTCGATGAGGATGGGAATCCCCGGATGACGGACGCGGGGAAGCGCGAGATCAGGATCTGCCTCACCGAACGCAAGCACGCCGAAATCAAGGACGACTGGCACGTGCTCGGCCTGTGTGCCACGGGCAGTTTCGATTACTCGATCCGTGACGTATTCGTCCCGACGGAGATGACGCACGACTTCGCAACGACGAAGCCGCATCGCGGCAGCTACCAGTTCACGCTGGGGTTGACCGGATACACCACCTGGGGACACACGGGTTTCGCTCTGGGCGTCGGACGTCACGCGCTCGACGAGCTGAAGAAGCTCGCGCAGACCAAGGAGAACCCGTTTGGACTGCTCGGCGATGGCGAGAGCTTCCAAGTACGCTACGCACATGCCGAGGGCAGCCTGCGGGCCGCGCGAGCCTTCTGCTATTCGGCTTGGGACGATCTGTGCGAATCGATGGCGAGGCAAGAGCCCGCAAGCCTCGATCAAATCGCACTGATCCGTCTCGCGATGTCCAATGTACACGATGTAGTGTCTGATATCACCACGTTCGCCCACATTGCGGGGGGAGGCGTCTCGCTTCGCCACAGCCCTCTCCAGCGCTGCTACCGCGACATGCACGCGGGTACGCAGCACATCCTGTTGGCCGACCAGATCCGGCAGGATACGGCGAAGGTGTTGTTGGAGATGGCGCCCGAGAATGCTCGATGGTCCCCTCTCGGCCTCGAGGCGCCTTCCGCGTAA
- a CDS encoding 3-oxoacid CoA-transferase subunit B: MKRVPQISPERAAAMVETGDTILVGGFGMTGHPVHLLHALAETGVRDLTYVANNVGEVGLGGGRLLSKGQIKKAIGSFFTSNREAVAAAQHGSMEIELLPQGSLAEALRAGGAGIGGFFTPASAGTVIGEGRETRIFDGKPQVFVPGLRGDVAFIRAWKADTAGNLVYRMTEQNFNKAMATAADLVIAEVETIVPVGEIAPNEVHTPGCYVDRLVEARMTLDDLGSSASVASSARKVDPLRMNMAHRALAELKSGDVVNLGIGIPTLVADLITPERGIVLHTENGMLGVGPAPAEGGAMEYPVNAGKVPVTALPGTSYFDSADSFAMIRGGHVDIAIMGGLQVDEAANLANWAVPGKPLLGVGGAMDLGSGAKRLIITMTHTNSDGSPKLVPQCDLPLTSRNAVDLVITDLAVFSFAPGDLTLVELMPGANLEQVRSATSAKFVERLPG, encoded by the coding sequence ATGAAACGAGTTCCCCAGATCTCACCCGAGCGGGCCGCGGCCATGGTCGAAACGGGTGACACGATCCTGGTCGGCGGATTCGGCATGACCGGACATCCGGTCCATCTGCTTCACGCACTTGCCGAGACCGGTGTTCGGGACCTGACGTACGTCGCCAACAATGTGGGTGAAGTCGGACTCGGCGGCGGTCGGCTCCTGAGCAAGGGGCAGATCAAGAAGGCGATCGGCTCGTTTTTCACAAGCAACCGCGAGGCAGTGGCGGCCGCGCAGCACGGGAGCATGGAGATCGAGCTTCTTCCCCAGGGATCGCTTGCCGAGGCGCTGCGCGCGGGCGGCGCCGGAATCGGGGGCTTCTTCACTCCGGCTTCGGCGGGCACCGTCATCGGAGAGGGAAGGGAGACGAGGATCTTCGATGGAAAGCCGCAGGTGTTCGTACCGGGCCTTCGCGGCGACGTAGCCTTCATCCGGGCTTGGAAGGCGGATACCGCCGGCAACCTGGTCTACCGGATGACCGAACAGAACTTCAACAAGGCGATGGCGACGGCGGCTGATCTGGTCATCGCCGAGGTGGAGACGATCGTTCCGGTGGGCGAAATCGCCCCCAACGAGGTTCACACGCCGGGTTGTTATGTGGATCGTCTGGTTGAAGCGCGCATGACCCTGGACGACCTCGGGTCTTCTGCGTCGGTGGCATCCAGCGCAAGAAAGGTTGACCCGCTGCGGATGAACATGGCGCACCGCGCGTTGGCGGAGCTGAAAAGCGGGGACGTGGTGAATCTGGGGATTGGGATTCCCACCCTCGTGGCAGACCTGATCACTCCCGAACGCGGGATCGTCCTTCATACGGAGAACGGAATGCTCGGCGTCGGCCCCGCGCCAGCGGAGGGCGGCGCGATGGAGTACCCCGTGAACGCCGGGAAGGTCCCGGTTACGGCGCTGCCGGGAACCAGCTACTTCGACAGCGCGGATTCGTTCGCCATGATTCGCGGTGGCCACGTGGATATTGCGATCATGGGCGGGCTGCAGGTGGACGAAGCCGCGAACCTCGCGAACTGGGCGGTTCCCGGCAAGCCGCTATTGGGGGTGGGCGGTGCGATGGATCTCGGCTCGGGAGCCAAGCGGCTCATCATCACAATGACTCACACCAACTCCGACGGGAGCCCGAAGCTGGTTCCACAGTGCGACCTGCCGCTCACGAGTCGGAACGCGGTGGACCTGGTGATCACGGATCTTGCGGTCTTCTCGTTTGCTCCGGGCGATCTCACGCTGGTCGAGCTGATGCCTGGGGCAAACCTGGAACAGGTGAGATCCGCGACCTCGGCGAAGTTCGTCGAGAGGTTGCCGGGTTGA
- a CDS encoding arylsulfatase, translating to MTNEASLTKAESLAPRGHPLLPFWMALVSLVAMAGPASTLADSHTQSPPSAGVAAADRRPNILILLADDLGWGDVSYHGSEIRTPHIDNLARRGIELDRFYVQPTCSPTRTALMTGKSPMRIGITRPITKNEKGGLPLGETLLPEHLARAGYQSLMSGKWHLGHYTPEMFPHARGFESFYGHVSGGIGYWDHNHGGGHDWQRDGVTVREEGYTTHLIADEALRLLTTRDRTRPVFLYVAFNAPHIPNESPSDALARYASIEDQKRRIHAGMVSELDSAIGRILAGFEEEGILGNTLVFFSSDNGGIVPGTGPPALLNVARFFDAIFDRPIPIPGFEFLVANLLDGASDNGRLRGAKGDLGDGGSRVPAAIWWPGHLENGTHERFMTISDLLPTLMEAIGAADAIPGDLNGRSQWAALNGDPSNSETPDYVTTGLFGEAAFYRPPWKLHVTDPPELYDVFDDPYEERNVAGENPEVVEALLQATEAWPRGRATSATIADSFFDPDLFGGREDREPWADVARERASRTN from the coding sequence CTGGCAGATTCCCACACACAATCCCCGCCCTCTGCCGGCGTGGCGGCGGCCGACCGCCGACCGAATATCCTGATCCTGCTGGCAGACGACCTCGGCTGGGGCGATGTCTCCTACCACGGCAGCGAGATTCGGACGCCGCATATCGACAACCTCGCGCGCAGGGGGATCGAACTCGATCGCTTCTACGTCCAGCCGACCTGCAGCCCGACCCGAACTGCTCTGATGACAGGGAAGTCGCCGATGCGCATCGGGATCACGCGACCGATCACTAAGAATGAGAAAGGTGGCCTCCCGCTTGGCGAGACATTGCTGCCGGAACATCTCGCGCGAGCCGGCTATCAATCGCTGATGTCAGGCAAGTGGCATCTCGGCCATTACACACCCGAGATGTTCCCCCACGCCCGGGGTTTCGAGTCCTTCTACGGTCATGTCAGCGGTGGCATCGGCTATTGGGATCACAACCACGGCGGGGGCCACGATTGGCAACGCGATGGCGTAACCGTTCGAGAGGAGGGCTATACGACCCATCTGATCGCGGACGAAGCGCTGCGCCTGCTCACCACTCGCGACCGCACCCGCCCTGTATTCCTCTACGTCGCCTTCAACGCCCCGCACATTCCGAACGAATCGCCATCAGACGCGCTCGCTCGTTATGCGTCGATCGAAGACCAGAAGCGTCGCATTCACGCGGGCATGGTGAGCGAACTCGACTCCGCCATCGGCCGAATCCTCGCGGGCTTCGAAGAGGAAGGAATCCTCGGCAACACCCTCGTCTTCTTCTCGAGCGATAACGGCGGCATCGTCCCCGGAACCGGCCCCCCGGCACTCTTGAATGTCGCTCGTTTCTTCGACGCGATCTTCGACCGACCAATCCCCATCCCAGGCTTCGAGTTCCTCGTCGCAAATCTACTCGACGGGGCGAGCGACAACGGCCGCTTGCGCGGCGCCAAGGGCGACCTCGGCGACGGTGGAAGCCGGGTCCCCGCAGCGATCTGGTGGCCCGGTCACCTCGAAAACGGAACCCATGAGCGTTTCATGACAATCTCCGACCTCCTCCCGACGCTGATGGAAGCGATCGGCGCAGCGGACGCGATTCCGGGTGATCTGAATGGCCGCAGCCAATGGGCGGCGCTGAACGGAGATCCCTCCAACAGCGAGACACCCGATTACGTCACGACCGGCCTTTTCGGAGAAGCCGCGTTCTATCGCCCCCCCTGGAAACTCCACGTGACGGACCCGCCCGAACTCTACGACGTATTCGATGATCCCTACGAGGAGCGCAACGTCGCGGGCGAGAATCCGGAGGTCGTCGAGGCTCTATTGCAGGCCACAGAAGCCTGGCCTCGCGGAAGGGCCACCTCGGCGACCATCGCCGATAGTTTTTTCGATCCGGACCTCTTTGGTGGTCGGGAGGATCGCGAGCCCTGGGCGGATGTCGCTCGAGAGCGGGCATCCCGCACGAATTGA